In candidate division TA06 bacterium B3_TA06, the following are encoded in one genomic region:
- a CDS encoding Appr-1-p processing protein produces the protein MENRGVRGLYYIAHINNLPSILKRGILSHDQVEAQDIQFTPIYDAQIVSSRRHRLAPNGKSLWSFANLYFQPRNPMLYRVLNTKSPENIIVLSVRPDILNRKDTFVSTGNAAHSLSEILPPSEFARIIPQIRENINIEWWKEEDGSKRTIMAECLVPDEIAPDMIQTIYVASHEAKERNKEILQQTDLPIVPSPKMFFQSPIRAILTPYLSLVEGDMFFSKKQTLTVSVNCVGVMGKGLASRAKCQFPDVYVYYQDLCRKGELRIGRPHLYKRESSYYDLLAEEPSTLTPSNGETWFLLFPTKKHWRKHSDIHTIEKGLQWLRDNYRNQGIRSLALPALGCGLGRLEWRDVGPLLCKYLSTSEIPVWIYLPAEKKISDELLSKEFLLGQSQLFK, from the coding sequence ATGGAGAATAGAGGCGTCAGGGGATTGTATTATATCGCCCATATTAACAACTTGCCATCCATATTAAAGAGAGGAATTCTATCTCATGACCAGGTCGAAGCACAAGATATTCAATTTACACCAATATATGACGCCCAAATTGTTTCGAGCCGTCGTCACAGATTAGCTCCCAATGGTAAAAGTCTATGGAGTTTTGCTAACCTCTATTTTCAGCCCCGAAATCCAATGCTCTATAGGGTGTTGAACACCAAGTCTCCAGAGAATATTATTGTTCTCAGCGTACGCCCAGATATATTAAACAGAAAAGACACATTCGTTTCCACAGGGAACGCTGCTCATTCGCTATCAGAGATATTGCCTCCAAGCGAGTTCGCAAGGATCATTCCTCAAATTAGAGAAAACATCAATATAGAATGGTGGAAAGAAGAAGATGGATCTAAAAGAACAATTATGGCTGAGTGTCTTGTTCCGGATGAGATCGCCCCCGATATGATTCAAACAATATACGTCGCAAGCCATGAAGCCAAAGAAAGAAATAAGGAGATACTTCAGCAAACCGATCTTCCAATTGTACCATCCCCCAAGATGTTTTTTCAATCTCCTATCAGAGCTATCCTTACTCCCTATCTTTCTCTGGTTGAAGGAGACATGTTCTTCTCTAAGAAACAGACGCTTACGGTGAGTGTCAATTGCGTAGGCGTTATGGGTAAGGGACTTGCTTCGAGAGCGAAATGTCAATTCCCAGATGTATATGTGTACTACCAGGACTTATGTCGCAAAGGTGAGCTAAGAATAGGTAGACCCCACCTATATAAACGTGAGTCTTCTTACTATGATCTCTTGGCAGAGGAGCCATCGACTTTAACTCCATCCAACGGCGAAACATGGTTTCTTCTCTTCCCAACAAAGAAACATTGGAGAAAACATTCAGATATACATACTATAGAAAAAGGATTACAGTGGCTTCGGGACAATTACAGAAATCAAGGTATAAGATCTTTGGCTCTTCCAGCCCTTGGGTGTGGACTTGGCAGGCTTGAATGGCGAGATGTCGGTCCCCTCTTATGTAAGTATTTGTCCACCTCGGAAATACCGGTATGGATATATTTGCCCGCCGAGAAGAAAATCTCCGACGAGTTGCTTTCCAAAGAGTTCTTGTTGGGGCAAAGCCAATTATTTAAATAA
- a CDS encoding nucleoside triphosphate pyrophosphohydrolase, translated as MNSSDDKDLGRLREIVERLRSQCPWDRKQTLSSIKHLYIEEAYELSEALESGDGARIEEELGDLLYIVLMGIQIAKDAGLTDYEKVEEIASAKLIRRHPHVFGETKVSGEGDVLANWERIKEAEKRGEAGFFEGIPKSLPALIRAQMVQERAARVGFDWRSAKGPLAKVREETQELTEHIGKAHDDLEHELGDLLFSVVNLARHIVVRAEEALEWSNKKFEQRFEGVRRLAAERGLDLAKMDIEELDKLWDEVKEAEH; from the coding sequence ATGAATAGCTCTGATGATAAAGACTTGGGGAGGCTGCGCGAGATAGTAGAACGGTTGCGCAGCCAGTGCCCCTGGGATCGTAAGCAGACGCTTTCTTCCATAAAACATCTTTATATCGAGGAGGCCTACGAGCTTTCCGAGGCGTTGGAGTCTGGCGACGGTGCAAGGATTGAGGAGGAGCTTGGTGATCTTTTATACATCGTTTTGATGGGTATCCAGATAGCCAAGGACGCGGGTCTGACGGATTACGAGAAGGTCGAAGAGATAGCGTCAGCCAAGCTTATCCGCCGCCACCCACACGTGTTTGGAGAAACGAAGGTATCAGGGGAAGGCGATGTGCTTGCCAACTGGGAGCGCATCAAGGAAGCGGAAAAGAGGGGAGAGGCGGGATTTTTCGAAGGCATCCCCAAGTCCTTGCCCGCTCTCATTCGCGCCCAGATGGTGCAGGAGCGCGCAGCGCGGGTGGGTTTCGACTGGCGAAGCGCTAAGGGTCCTTTGGCCAAGGTCAGGGAAGAAACCCAGGAGTTAACCGAACACATCGGGAAGGCTCATGATGATCTTGAGCACGAGCTTGGAGATCTGTTGTTTTCGGTGGTGAACCTTGCCCGACACATAGTGGTGCGAGCAGAGGAGGCACTCGAGTGGTCGAATAAGAAGTTCGAGCAAAGGTTTGAAGGGGTTCGGAGATTGGCTGCTGAGCGTGGGCTTGATCTGGCCAAGATGGATATCGAGGAGCTGGATAAGCTTTGGGACGAAGTCAAGGAAGCCGAACACTGA